In the genome of Pelobacter seleniigenes DSM 18267, one region contains:
- the rpsJ gene encoding 30S ribosomal protein S10, with amino-acid sequence MSTQKIRIRLKAYDHSLLDQAVAEIVDTTKRTGSRLVGPIPLPTVINKYCVLRGPHVDKKSREQFEIRTHKRLLDIMEPTQQTVDALMKLDLSAGVDVEIKL; translated from the coding sequence ATGTCTACACAGAAGATCAGAATTCGTCTGAAAGCTTATGATCACAGCCTGCTCGACCAGGCTGTTGCGGAAATTGTAGATACAACGAAACGTACCGGTTCACGTTTGGTCGGCCCCATTCCGTTGCCGACTGTGATCAATAAATACTGTGTGCTGCGCGGTCCGCACGTCGACAAAAAGAGTCGAGAGCAGTTTGAGATTCGTACGCATAAGCGTCTCTTGGATATTATGGAGCCGACTCAGCAGACCGTGGATGCTTTGATGAAGCTGGACTTGTCTGCTGGCGTAGACGTTGAGATCAAGCTTTAA
- the rpsG gene encoding 30S ribosomal protein S7, which translates to MPRRREVPKRVILPDPKYGDLLVAKFVNNVMVDGKKSTAEHIVYGAFDLVAERTGNNPLEVFKTAMDNVRPVLEVKSRRVGGSTYQVPVEVAPSRRTALAMRWLAIYAKARSEKTMRERLAGEFVDAFNNRGAAVKKREDTHRMAEANKAFAHYRW; encoded by the coding sequence ATGCCCAGAAGAAGAGAAGTCCCAAAGCGGGTCATTCTGCCGGATCCTAAGTATGGGGATCTGCTGGTTGCGAAATTTGTCAACAATGTCATGGTTGACGGAAAAAAGAGTACTGCTGAGCACATTGTTTACGGTGCTTTTGATCTGGTCGCCGAGCGGACCGGGAATAACCCGCTGGAAGTGTTCAAGACTGCCATGGATAACGTGCGCCCGGTTCTTGAGGTTAAGTCACGTCGTGTTGGTGGGTCCACCTACCAGGTTCCTGTCGAGGTTGCTCCTTCACGGCGCACTGCGCTGGCAATGCGTTGGTTGGCTATTTATGCGAAGGCTCGTAGCGAGAAGACCATGCGCGAGCGGTTGGCGGGTGAGTTTGTAGATGCCTTCAACAACCGTGGTGCTGCCGTTAAGAAGCGCGAAGATACGCACCGTATGGCAGAAGCTAACAAGGCTTTTGCGCATTATCGCTGGTAG
- the rpsL gene encoding 30S ribosomal protein S12 — MPTINQLIRSGRKKKVVKSTAPALKSCPQRRGVCTRVYTTTPKKPNSALRKVARVRLTNGIVVTSYIPGVGHNLQEHSVVLIRGGRVKDLPGVRYHIVRGTLDLAGVKDRKQGRSKYGAKRPK, encoded by the coding sequence ATGCCAACGATTAACCAACTGATTCGCAGCGGGCGCAAAAAGAAAGTCGTCAAGTCGACGGCGCCTGCGTTGAAATCTTGTCCGCAAAGACGCGGGGTATGTACGCGTGTTTACACAACGACCCCGAAAAAGCCGAACTCTGCGCTGCGGAAAGTTGCCCGGGTGCGTTTGACTAACGGAATTGTTGTGACCTCGTATATTCCTGGCGTGGGACACAATCTGCAAGAGCACTCCGTGGTGCTGATTCGTGGTGGCCGGGTTAAGGATTTGCCTGGTGTCCGCTACCATATTGTCCGTGGTACTCTTGACCTTGCCGGAGTTAAGGATCGCAAGCAGGGTCGTTCGAAATATGGCGCTAAGCGCCCTAAGTGA
- the tuf gene encoding elongation factor Tu, translating into MSKEKFERTKPHVNIGTIGHVDHGKTTLTAAITTVLAEKMGRGEVKAFDQIDNAPEERERGITIATAHVEYETEKRHYAHVDCPGHADYVKNMITGAAQMDGAILVVSAADGPMPQTREHILLARQVGVPAMVVFLNKADMVDDEELLELVDMEIRELLSSYDFPGDDIPIIAGSALAALEGRDDEIGKNKVLELMDAVDSYIPEPERAVDKPFLMPVEDVFSISGRGTVATGRVESGVVKVQEEVEIVGMKATTKTVVTGVEMFRKLLDQGQAGDNVGILLRGVKREDIERGQVLAKPGSITPHTKFKAEAYILTKEEGGRHTPFFKGYRPQFYFRTTDVTGIVELPEGTEMVMPGDNIAMTVDLITPIAMDKELRFAIREGGRTVGAGVVSEVIE; encoded by the coding sequence ATGTCCAAGGAAAAATTTGAGAGGACAAAGCCGCACGTCAACATCGGGACCATCGGTCACGTTGACCACGGCAAGACCACGCTGACCGCAGCGATTACCACCGTGCTCGCAGAAAAGATGGGCCGCGGTGAAGTCAAGGCTTTCGATCAGATCGACAATGCACCGGAAGAGCGTGAGCGTGGTATCACCATTGCAACCGCCCACGTCGAATATGAGACCGAAAAGCGTCACTATGCACACGTTGACTGCCCGGGTCACGCCGACTATGTCAAGAACATGATCACCGGAGCTGCCCAGATGGACGGCGCTATTCTGGTGGTCTCGGCTGCTGACGGCCCGATGCCGCAGACCCGTGAGCACATCCTGCTCGCTCGTCAGGTTGGTGTTCCGGCCATGGTCGTGTTCCTGAACAAGGCCGACATGGTTGACGACGAAGAACTGCTCGAGCTGGTCGACATGGAAATCCGTGAGCTGCTGTCGAGCTATGATTTCCCGGGTGACGATATTCCGATCATTGCCGGGTCCGCTCTGGCCGCTCTGGAAGGTCGCGATGACGAGATCGGCAAGAACAAAGTTCTCGAACTGATGGACGCTGTTGACAGCTACATCCCCGAGCCGGAGCGTGCTGTTGACAAGCCGTTCCTGATGCCTGTTGAAGACGTCTTCTCCATCTCCGGTCGTGGTACTGTTGCCACCGGTCGGGTTGAGAGCGGCGTGGTCAAAGTTCAGGAAGAAGTCGAAATCGTCGGCATGAAAGCTACGACCAAAACGGTCGTGACCGGTGTCGAAATGTTCCGCAAGCTGCTGGATCAGGGTCAGGCCGGCGACAACGTCGGTATTCTGCTGCGTGGTGTCAAGCGTGAAGACATCGAGCGTGGTCAGGTTCTGGCTAAGCCGGGCAGCATCACCCCGCATACCAAGTTCAAAGCCGAGGCTTATATTCTGACCAAGGAAGAGGGTGGTCGTCATACCCCGTTCTTCAAAGGGTATCGTCCGCAGTTCTACTTCCGGACCACGGATGTGACCGGGATTGTTGAGCTTCCGGAAGGCACCGAAATGGTTATGCCTGGTGACAATATTGCAATGACGGTTGATTTGATCACCCCGATTGCAATGGACAAGGAACTGCGCTTTGCAATCCGCGAAGGCGGCCGTACTGTCGGCGCCGGCGTGGTCAGTGAAGTTATCGAGTAA
- the fusA gene encoding elongation factor G: MARKVALEKTRNIGIMAHIDAGKTTTTERILFYTGISHKIGEVHDGAATMDWMEQEQERGITITSAATTCFWKDHRVNIIDTPGHVDFTIEVERSLKVLDGAVAVFCSVGGVEPQSETVWRQADKYHVPRIAFINKMDRIGANFNRGVDMIRERLGANPLPLQLPIGAEENFRGLVDLVTMEAIVWDDESMGAKFEVIDIPEDMVDDVEMAREALLEEISGNDEELMEKYLGGEELTVDEIKAAIRRGTKNIEFCPVLCGSAFKNKGVQTLLDAVVDYMPSPLDVPAIKGVNPDNGEELERPASDSEPFAALAFKIMTDPFVGQLSFFRVYSGVAESGTSVLNSTKGKKERFGRLLKMHANKREEIKQVYAGDIAAAVGLKHTTTGDTLCDPDKPSLLESMEFPEPVIHLSVEPKTKSDQEKMGVALGKLLSEDPSLRVRTDEETGQTILSGMGELHLEIIVDRMKREFKVECNVGAPQVAYRESITKSVEVQGKFVRQSGGRGQYGDCWLRLEPGEPGEGFSFIDEIKGGVIPREYIPAVGKGAEEAAENGVLAGFPIVDVRVACYDGSYHDVDSSEMAFKIAGSMGFKEGARKASPVLLEPIMAVEVVVPEEYMGDVIGDLNSRRGRIMGMDSRGGAQVVNAHVPLSSMFGYATDLRSSTQGRATYTMVFDHYEQVPKAISEEIIAKVNG, encoded by the coding sequence GTGGCTCGCAAGGTTGCTCTAGAAAAAACTCGTAATATCGGTATTATGGCTCACATTGATGCCGGTAAGACCACAACGACTGAACGTATCCTGTTCTATACGGGGATCTCACATAAAATTGGTGAGGTGCATGACGGTGCAGCGACTATGGACTGGATGGAGCAGGAGCAGGAGCGTGGTATTACCATCACCTCAGCTGCGACGACCTGTTTCTGGAAGGACCATCGGGTCAATATTATTGACACTCCTGGCCACGTAGATTTTACCATCGAAGTCGAACGCTCGCTGAAGGTTCTTGATGGGGCTGTTGCTGTCTTCTGTTCTGTTGGTGGTGTTGAGCCGCAGTCGGAAACGGTTTGGCGGCAGGCTGACAAGTATCATGTTCCGCGGATCGCCTTTATTAATAAGATGGATCGTATTGGCGCCAACTTTAATCGCGGTGTTGATATGATTCGTGAGCGATTGGGTGCCAATCCGCTGCCGTTGCAGTTGCCGATTGGTGCCGAAGAGAACTTCCGTGGGCTTGTCGATCTGGTGACCATGGAAGCGATTGTCTGGGACGATGAGTCGATGGGTGCCAAATTTGAAGTCATCGATATCCCCGAAGATATGGTTGATGATGTCGAGATGGCGCGCGAGGCCCTGCTGGAAGAGATTTCTGGCAACGACGAAGAGTTGATGGAGAAATATCTTGGTGGTGAAGAGCTGACCGTCGACGAGATCAAGGCGGCGATTCGCCGGGGGACGAAGAATATTGAGTTCTGTCCCGTACTTTGTGGTAGCGCTTTTAAAAATAAAGGTGTGCAGACGCTGTTGGATGCGGTGGTTGATTATATGCCCTCTCCGCTGGACGTTCCTGCTATTAAAGGGGTTAATCCTGATAACGGCGAAGAGCTTGAGCGGCCCGCTTCCGATAGCGAACCCTTTGCTGCTTTGGCCTTTAAGATTATGACCGACCCCTTTGTTGGTCAGCTGAGCTTCTTTCGGGTGTATTCGGGGGTTGCCGAGTCTGGAACGTCTGTCCTCAACTCGACCAAAGGTAAGAAGGAGCGTTTCGGTCGTTTGTTGAAGATGCACGCTAATAAGCGTGAAGAGATCAAGCAGGTTTATGCTGGTGATATCGCTGCTGCGGTCGGTTTGAAGCACACTACTACTGGTGATACTTTGTGTGACCCGGATAAGCCGTCGCTGCTTGAGTCGATGGAATTCCCTGAACCGGTTATTCACTTGTCGGTTGAGCCGAAGACCAAAAGCGATCAGGAAAAGATGGGTGTTGCTCTGGGTAAGTTGCTGTCTGAGGATCCGTCCTTGAGGGTGCGGACCGATGAAGAAACTGGTCAGACCATTCTTTCCGGGATGGGCGAGCTGCATCTTGAGATCATTGTTGACCGGATGAAGCGCGAGTTCAAGGTTGAGTGTAATGTTGGCGCTCCGCAGGTTGCTTATCGTGAATCGATCACTAAATCGGTCGAAGTGCAAGGCAAGTTTGTCCGCCAGTCCGGTGGCCGTGGTCAGTATGGCGATTGTTGGTTGCGTCTTGAGCCGGGCGAACCTGGTGAAGGCTTCAGTTTTATTGATGAGATTAAGGGTGGCGTTATTCCGCGCGAATATATCCCTGCAGTTGGGAAGGGTGCTGAAGAGGCCGCTGAAAACGGGGTTCTTGCCGGTTTCCCGATTGTTGATGTTCGGGTCGCTTGTTACGACGGTTCGTATCACGATGTTGACTCTTCCGAGATGGCCTTTAAGATTGCCGGTTCAATGGGCTTCAAGGAAGGGGCAAGAAAAGCTTCTCCCGTTCTGCTCGAGCCGATTATGGCGGTCGAAGTTGTTGTCCCTGAGGAATACATGGGAGATGTTATCGGCGATTTGAATAGCCGTCGCGGCCGTATCATGGGGATGGATTCCCGCGGCGGTGCGCAGGTTGTTAATGCTCACGTTCCACTTTCCAGTATGTTTGGTTACGCAACCGATCTACGCAGTTCAACGCAGGGTCGGGCAACATATACGATGGTATTTGATCATTACGAGCAGGTACCTAAGGCAATTAGTGAAGAGATTATCGCCAAGGTCAATGGTTAG